One window of Nitratidesulfovibrio sp. genomic DNA carries:
- a CDS encoding chemotaxis protein yields MSQTNILLESGTNELEIIEFYIEETLPGGGVYRGYYGMNVAKVLEIIRRPTVTGVPSKHHPAALGTFNLRGRVLPLVDLGGWLNKQVVASDTLKVIVSEFSGMVTAFLVSGVTRIHRLSWSQVEAPDSHMQAYSGQSVIGVVRFEDRIVFLLDMEKIVASMNPRADIGATLHVAEPTMTLSEDWHVLIADDSSAIRNMIGSTLEKAGFRVTRTSSGREAWDVLCGWRKRAEEERKHIYDYVDLVVSDIEMPEMDGHNLTRRIKEDQVLQKLPVVLFSSLITDALRHKGTAVGADDQISKPDLPGLTGRVRGLIERFRQGASAA; encoded by the coding sequence ATGAGCCAGACCAACATCCTGCTCGAATCGGGCACCAACGAGCTCGAAATCATCGAATTCTACATCGAGGAAACCTTGCCCGGCGGTGGGGTGTACCGTGGCTATTACGGCATGAACGTGGCCAAGGTGCTGGAGATCATCCGGCGGCCCACGGTCACCGGCGTGCCCAGCAAGCACCATCCGGCGGCGCTGGGCACCTTCAACCTGCGCGGCAGGGTGCTGCCCCTGGTGGACCTGGGGGGGTGGCTAAACAAGCAGGTGGTGGCCAGCGATACGCTGAAGGTCATCGTGTCCGAGTTCAGCGGCATGGTCACCGCGTTCCTGGTCTCCGGGGTCACGCGCATCCACCGCCTGAGCTGGAGCCAGGTGGAGGCCCCCGACTCGCACATGCAGGCCTACAGCGGCCAGTCGGTCATCGGGGTGGTGCGCTTCGAGGACCGCATCGTGTTCCTGCTGGACATGGAGAAGATCGTGGCCTCCATGAATCCCCGGGCGGACATAGGCGCGACGCTGCACGTTGCGGAACCGACGATGACCCTGTCCGAAGACTGGCACGTGCTCATCGCCGACGATTCCTCGGCCATCCGCAACATGATCGGCAGCACCCTGGAGAAGGCGGGCTTTCGCGTTACCCGCACCAGCAGCGGGCGAGAGGCGTGGGACGTGCTGTGCGGCTGGCGCAAGCGCGCCGAAGAAGAGCGCAAGCACATCTACGACTACGTGGACCTTGTGGTGTCGGACATCGAGATGCCCGAGATGGACGGACATAACCTGACCCGGCGCATCAAGGAAGACCAGGTGCTGCAAAAGCTGCCGGTGGTGCTGTTCTCCTCGCTGATCACCGACGCCTTGCGCCACAAGGGCACCGCCGTGGGTGCCGACGACCAGATATCCAAGCCCGACCTGCCCGGCCTTACCGGGCGGGTGCGCGGGCTGATCGAGCGGTTCCGCCAGGGGGCCAGCGCGGCGTAG
- the nth gene encoding endonuclease III, with product MQTADRAARVLELLRLRYPTRETHLVAQNAWELLVATVLAAQCTDVRVNQVTPGLFRRWPGPAALARATQEELEEVIHSTGFYRNKATNLLGAARRVAEVHGGEVPRTMAELVQLPGVARKTANVVLWGAYGINEGIAVDTHVKRIAFRMGFTESVDPVQIERDLMDLFPRDAWGDVNHMLVWFGRHVCDARAPRCGECEMIEVCPRHGVGEKPGADSRKKMDKAVTKTAGKAAGKRPGKAGTARAASAGPATAPPPKSPAKPRNGGMS from the coding sequence ATGCAGACCGCCGACCGCGCGGCCAGGGTGCTCGAACTCCTGCGCCTGCGTTACCCCACCCGCGAAACGCATCTGGTGGCCCAGAACGCCTGGGAACTGCTGGTGGCCACGGTGCTGGCCGCCCAGTGCACCGACGTGCGCGTGAACCAGGTCACCCCCGGCCTGTTCCGCCGCTGGCCCGGCCCGGCAGCGCTTGCCCGTGCCACGCAGGAAGAACTGGAAGAGGTCATCCATTCCACCGGCTTCTACCGCAACAAGGCCACCAACCTGCTGGGGGCGGCACGCCGCGTGGCCGAAGTGCACGGTGGCGAGGTGCCCCGCACCATGGCCGAACTGGTGCAACTGCCCGGCGTGGCCCGCAAGACGGCCAACGTGGTGCTGTGGGGGGCCTACGGCATCAACGAGGGCATTGCCGTGGACACCCACGTCAAGCGCATTGCCTTCCGCATGGGCTTCACCGAATCCGTGGACCCGGTGCAGATAGAGCGCGACCTGATGGACCTTTTTCCGCGCGATGCCTGGGGCGACGTGAACCACATGCTGGTGTGGTTTGGTCGCCACGTGTGCGATGCGCGTGCCCCGCGTTGCGGCGAATGCGAGATGATCGAGGTCTGCCCGCGCCATGGGGTGGGGGAGAAGCCCGGCGCGGATTCGCGCAAGAAGATGGACAAGGCGGTGACCAAGACAGCGGGCAAGGCCGCCGGGAAACGGCCCGGCAAGGCGGGCACCGCCAGGGCCGCATCGGCCGGGCCTGCGACCGCACCTCCGCCCAAATCGCCCGCCAAACCCCGCAACGGCGGCATGTCATGA
- a CDS encoding ribonuclease H-like domain-containing protein — MITSTFRHLPGVGAAFEERLWRGGCLTWQDAAARGDIPCRRHEAGTFATGIADSHARLAAGDAAWFGQRLGAADQWRLFAAFRHQAAYVDIETTGLGWPESHITTIALWDGFQLRTYRHGNNLEAFADDIRDYKLLVTFNGRGFDAPFIEHTFRQKLDMAHLDLRWVLKPLGYSGGLKRVEQAFGLDRGGLTGVDGYTAVLLWHHWQNSGDERALETLLAYNAEDVLTLEPLAVHAYNAHLAGLPALPEVPLPQCGRADNPFRASAEVLRRVGVRAA; from the coding sequence ATGATCACCTCCACCTTCCGCCATCTGCCCGGCGTGGGCGCCGCCTTCGAGGAACGCCTGTGGCGCGGGGGCTGCCTGACCTGGCAGGATGCCGCCGCGCGCGGCGACATTCCCTGCCGCAGGCACGAGGCAGGCACGTTTGCCACCGGCATCGCCGATTCGCACGCGCGCCTCGCGGCGGGCGATGCCGCGTGGTTCGGCCAGCGCCTGGGCGCGGCGGACCAGTGGCGGCTGTTCGCCGCGTTCCGCCATCAGGCGGCCTACGTGGACATCGAAACCACGGGCCTTGGCTGGCCGGAATCGCACATCACCACCATAGCCCTGTGGGACGGGTTCCAGTTGCGCACCTATCGCCACGGCAACAACCTGGAAGCCTTCGCCGACGACATCCGCGACTACAAGCTGCTGGTGACCTTCAACGGGCGCGGCTTTGATGCGCCGTTCATCGAGCATACCTTCCGCCAGAAGCTGGACATGGCCCACCTGGACCTGCGCTGGGTGCTGAAGCCGCTGGGGTATTCCGGCGGGCTGAAGCGGGTGGAGCAGGCCTTCGGGCTGGATCGCGGGGGGCTGACCGGGGTGGACGGCTATACCGCCGTGCTCTTGTGGCACCATTGGCAGAACAGCGGGGATGAGCGCGCCCTGGAAACCCTGCTGGCCTACAACGCCGAAGACGTGCTGACCCTGGAGCCGCTGGCGGTGCATGCCTACAATGCGCACCTTGCCGGGCTGCCCGCCCTGCCGGAAGTGCCGCTGCCGCAATGCGGCCGGGCCGACAATCCCTTCCGCGCCAGCGCGGAGGTACTGCGCAGGGTGGGCGTGCGGGCGGCCTGA